Part of the Synechococcales cyanobacterium T60_A2020_003 genome is shown below.
ACTCTCTTTGATCGGGCGCACTTCTTTTCCTTTGGGGACTTTAGCCTGAATTTTGAAGTGGTCTATTTTGTAACCACAAGTGACTATAATGCCTACATGGATGCGCAGCAGCACATCAACCTTGAGCTAAAACGAAGCTTTGCTGAACAACAGATCGAGTTTGCCTACCCAACCCAGGTGAACTATCTGACCCCGACAGCAGATTCGGACTCGCCTAGCTCAAACGGACAAGCCAAAACGATTGTTCAGGCCCTTAAGCTCGATTCGGATAAACGAAAGCCATGAAGTCAAATGTTTGGTGGAATGTTGCGAGTGTGGCGATCGCCAGTGGAAGTGTGATGATCACCGATCCGGCGATCGCCCAATCGTTATTTATTGCCTATCCTGCGGATCAGTACGAAACGACCTACGATCGCATTTTTCTGATTGGCACGGCCTCACCCGATGGCGAGGTGAAGGTGAATGGGGAAACTATTGAACGCAGTCCCGACGGACACTTTGCCCCCACGGTGCCGCTGCAAATGGGGCGTAACCAAATCACCCTAACCCACGGCAACGAACAATTAACCCTCACCGTTAACCGAATTTCCGCTACATCGCCCACCCCCGTCGGCGTTTCCTTTGCCGCAGACTCCCTTTCTCCTGCCGTCAATATTGCTCGACAGCCCGGTGAGTTGATTTGCTTCAGTGCGATCGCTCCCCCCAGCGGTGAGGTATCGGTACAACTCGGCAATCAAACCCTTCCCCTCACGGAACAACCCCTGGTTGAACTGCCGCCTAACTCTGCTGTCCTCACCTTCCAGAATCAGCCCATCCCGATTCCTGGAGCCGCAAGCTACCAGGGATGCGCCACCGCCACCGAAGCGGGTTCCTTTGGACAACCGGAGTTTCAACTCACCCTCAACGGGCAAACCGTGAGCCAAGCCGCACCGGGAACCGTGTCCGTCCTTTCCCCTGCCCAAATTGAAATCGCCGAGGTTACGGCAGAATCGGGCACCGCCCGCACGGGCCCCAGCACCGACTACTCACGCCTCACGCCCCTCCCTCAGGGAACGCAGGCCATGATCACTGGGCGCGAGGGTGAATGGCTACGCTTGGACTATGGAGCCTGGATTCGCGACAGTGAAGTGCAGATTCGATCGAGCGCTGTGCCACCACGATCGCTAATTCGCAGTGTCCAGGCTCGCCAGGTGGAGGGCTGGACAGAAATTGTGTTTCCGCTCCAGGTTCCTGTGCCCGTCACCGTTGACCAAGGCAGCAATACCTTTACCCTGACGCTGCATAATGCCACGGCTCAGACGGACACCATTTTACTCAGTGATGATCCGCTGATTGAACGTTTAGACTGGACGCAGCCCGACCCCGATCGCATTCAATACGTCTTTCACCTCAAAACCGAGCAGCAATGGGGCTACAAGCTGGACTATCGAGGCACAAGCCTGGTGCTATCCCTGCGGCATCCCCCCGCATCCGATGTTCCGGAGGCGAGCGATCGCCCGCTATCCGGGGTGAGTGTCCTGCTGGATCCGGGGCATGGCAGCAACGCTGATTTGGGAGCACGGGGACCTACGGGCTATCCCGAAAAGGATGTGACGCTGATTGTGTCCAAGCTCCTCCAGAACGAGCTGACTCGTCGGGGCGCAACCGTCTATATGACCCGCGAAGGCGACGAGGATCTGTATCCCCAGGATCGGGTAGACATGATCAACGAGGTAGAACCGACGGTGTCCCTCAGCCTTCACTACAATGCCCTACCGGATAACGGTGACGCCATCCATACCACTGGCATCGGCACATTTTGGTATAACACCCAAGCCCATGACCTGGCGATGTTCCTGCACAACTATCTGGTAGGAACCCTCGATCGCCCGTCCTACGGCGTGTTTTGGAATAACCTAGCACTAACACGCCCCACCGTTGCACCAGCGGTGTTGCTAGAACTGGGCTTCATGATTAATCCCTACGAATTTGAGTGGATCACGAATCCTGCCGAGCAGCAAAAGTTGGCGATCGCCCTAGCTGATGGGCTAACCGATTGGATTCAGAAGCGGGAATAGGGGCAGGGGTTAGGAGGCTGCTGCTGACGCCTCTGACTGGGCTGAGGATGATTTCGGCGTTGGCTCGATGTGGACAATTAGCACCGAGCAAGGGGCATGGTGCAACACGTAGTTACTCACACTGCCCAGCAGCAAGGCTGTCAGCCCAGAGCGGCCCCGCCGACCCATCACCACTAGGTCTGCCCCCCACTGCTCTACCAGTTTGCAAATATTTTTGCCCGCCTGTCCCACGTTTTGGGTGGATTCTGCGACCAAACCCTCATTTTTGGCCGTTTCTACCCAGCGGTCTAGCATCGCCAGTCCTTTTTTCTCGTACTGCTCCCACTGTTCGCGATAAATGAGGAGGTTGGTGTCACTCAGGGCAGGATAGTAGCCAATATCGGGACTGACGAGGATTTGGGGACTGCCGTCTTCTTCGGCGGATAGGACGTGTAACAGCATCATCGATGCTTGATTGGCTTTGGCGATCGCCAGCCCTTCTTCAAAGACACGCTGTCCCATGGGGGACTGATCAAGGGCGACCAAAATTTTCTTAAACATGATGTTGCTCCATAAACAAAATCTTTGGGGGTAGAATATGCAGATCAGGCTCTATCCGTTACCGACCGTATCCATTCATGGAAAATTTCAAAGAGCGAATTGTGTACGGTAGGGTCAGAGCTACGGGAATCAAATATGACCGAATATGACCTGAAAGGGGGATATCTCTACGGTATCGCTAATAGCAACTGAGGATTAGATCTAGCAACAAAGATTTTCGTTTCCTGTTGTGTTGGCTCCTAGACCCAGGTATGGCGCAGTGCCAACGGTTGAAGAGACTCAGGGCTATGCAAAGAGAATGGGATGGTGAGTGTTCTGGTCTAAGAGGGCATCGGCCTGTTCTTCGGGAAGTGGTTTGGAAAAATAGTACCCTTGACCATACTCTGCACCTATCTCTTTGATCCTTGCCAATTGCTCTTGAGTTTCAATGCCTTCGACGATTACGGTGAGGGATAGGTTTTGGGCGAGGGTCACGATTGCCCGCACAATGGCAGATTTTCCCTCTGGATGGGATAGTTGATGCGTAAAGGATCGATCAATCTTGAGGCTGTTGATCGGAAAATGCTGCAAATAGGCCATTGAGGAATATCCCGTTTCGAAATCGTCAATGCTAAGCTGTACCCCTTGTTCCCGAATCTGGCGCAGCACCGCTACAACCGCATCGGTATTTTCCATCAGCATTCGTTCGGTAATTTCGAGCTTGAGGCAACGACCGTCTAGCCGCGTTTCTTGGAGGATGGCAGTTAAGGTGGGCACAAAGGCAGGATCGCGAATTTGTTTGCTGGCCAGGTTGACACTCATCATGAGCGATCGCGCCATTGGCCAGCGATGCTGCCATTGCTGCATTTTTTGGCAGGCGAGACGCAGCACCATTTCGCCCAAGGGGATGATTAGCCCTGAATCCTCGGCAATGGGAATAAAGTGATCGGGAGGAATCAACCCTTGCTCTGGATGTTGCCAGCGCATCAGGGCTTCGAAGCCTGCCAACTGTCCCGTCGCGATCGCCACAATCGGTTGATAGTACAGCACCAACTCATGACGCTCAATGGCATGGCGCAAGTCTGTTTCTATCTGAAGTAGATGCACTGCCCGTCGATGCATTTCTCGATCAAAAATTTCGTAGTGGGCTTTGCCCGTTTCCTTGGCGCGATACATGGCAATATCGGCATCCCGGAGCAGTTCTGTCGCCTGTTGATACTCCGTAGAGCCCATCACGATGCCAATGCTGGCACTCATCGTCACCCGATGCCCATCGAGGTCAAACGGTGTTTTAAGTAGGGTTTGAATCCGCTCGGCAACACGGGTCGCGTCGGTCATATCCTTGATGTCATCTAGGAGAAGGGTGAATTCATCTCCGCTGAGGCGGGCGAGGGTGTCCGCAGGTCGCAGACAGCCTTGGAGTAATCGAGCCGTTTCCAGCAAAATGCGATCGCCCACTAATGGCCCTAGGCTGTCATTCACGACCTTAAAGCGGTCGAGGTCGATAAACAGCACCGCGAACTGGTAAGACTTGTGGCGGATCATTTGACTCAGTGCCATTTCGACCCGCGCCATAAATAATGCCCGGTTCGGCAGTTGGGTCAAGGCATCGTGCAGGGCATCATGACTCAGCTTCTGTTCGGCTCGTACTCGAGCCGTGATATCCCGGGATACACTCACAAGGCGGATAATTTCGCTGTTATCTCCCAAAATCAGCTTTGAAAGCGTTTCTACCCAAATAAACTCCCCTGACTTGTGCTGCATTCGGTAGGTTAGGGAAGACAGTGCTTCTTGTCGGTCAAGGGTGTGGGCTGCTATTTGGAGGCGATCGCGATCGTCTGGATGAACCAAGGTGTTGGGATCTTGTCCGATCAACTCATCCGGGGCATAGCCCAGCAGGGTTTCGCAGGACGGGCTAATGTACAGGTAGCGTCCAGTGGGTTCATGCAAACACACCAGATCCCTCATGTTTTCGGTGATCAGGCGCAGGCGTTCCTCGCTAGCCTGGAGCGATCGCTCTGCTCGTTTCCGATCCGTGACATCCAACACTAGGGACAGTCCTGAAACAAACTGCCCGGACTCATCCACCAGCGCAGAGTTGTACCATTCACAGTCCAGGACATCTCCCGATTTCGTATAGTTGCGATTGCGCGAAATCACCCGGGACTGTTCGCCTGCTAGCAAGGGTTGAATTCGGTCGTGTACCTGGGCTTCATCCTCTTCGTAAACAAACTGCCAAGCCGTCATCGTCTTTCCTAGGACTTCCGGCTCTGTCCAACCAAACATTTGCTCTGCTTGCGATGACCAGCGCTCAATGGCAAAGTTGGAATCCCACTGAATGACCGCTAGGGGGGTATTTCCAACGTGAAAGTTCAATTCCTGAAGCACGGTCTGGAGCGATCGCTCCGTTTGGGTGCGAATTTGAATCTCTTGTTGCAAATTGCGGTTGGCGTCTTCCAGTTCTCGGGTGCGCTGCTGCACAAGCTCTTCCAAGGCTTGATTAAGCTGGGCAATTTCTTGGCGAGCACGACATATCGCGAGCTGATTCTCGATCCGGGCAATCACCTCCGGAATTTGGTAAGGCCTGGTGATGTAGTCCCCACCGCCCACTTCAAAGGCTTTGACCTTATCCAAGGTTTCATCCAGCGCACTGAGAAAAATAACCGGAATCTCTCGCGTTTCGGGATCCTCTTTGAGGAGTTGGCACACCTCATAACCGCTGAGGTCGGGCATTTTAATATCTAGTAGGATCAAATCTGGCGGGGCATTTTTCGCCACCCGCAGCGCCATAGCGCCATTCACAACACCCCGAACCTCATAGCCCCGTTCTGTCAGGGTAGCCGACAGGAGATGAAGATTCATCGGCGTATCGTCCACGATGAGAATATAGCTTTGAACTGAGCGGATAGAGTCAGTCATTGAGGTGTTCGATAAGGTCAATAATCTTGTCGCAGCGAAAGTTGTGTACCCAGCTAGTGAGAACGGTAG
Proteins encoded:
- a CDS encoding N-acetylmuramoyl-L-alanine amidase, whose protein sequence is MKSNVWWNVASVAIASGSVMITDPAIAQSLFIAYPADQYETTYDRIFLIGTASPDGEVKVNGETIERSPDGHFAPTVPLQMGRNQITLTHGNEQLTLTVNRISATSPTPVGVSFAADSLSPAVNIARQPGELICFSAIAPPSGEVSVQLGNQTLPLTEQPLVELPPNSAVLTFQNQPIPIPGAASYQGCATATEAGSFGQPEFQLTLNGQTVSQAAPGTVSVLSPAQIEIAEVTAESGTARTGPSTDYSRLTPLPQGTQAMITGREGEWLRLDYGAWIRDSEVQIRSSAVPPRSLIRSVQARQVEGWTEIVFPLQVPVPVTVDQGSNTFTLTLHNATAQTDTILLSDDPLIERLDWTQPDPDRIQYVFHLKTEQQWGYKLDYRGTSLVLSLRHPPASDVPEASDRPLSGVSVLLDPGHGSNADLGARGPTGYPEKDVTLIVSKLLQNELTRRGATVYMTREGDEDLYPQDRVDMINEVEPTVSLSLHYNALPDNGDAIHTTGIGTFWYNTQAHDLAMFLHNYLVGTLDRPSYGVFWNNLALTRPTVAPAVLLELGFMINPYEFEWITNPAEQQKLAIALADGLTDWIQKRE
- a CDS encoding universal stress protein, producing the protein MFKKILVALDQSPMGQRVFEEGLAIAKANQASMMLLHVLSAEEDGSPQILVSPDIGYYPALSDTNLLIYREQWEQYEKKGLAMLDRWVETAKNEGLVAESTQNVGQAGKNICKLVEQWGADLVVMGRRGRSGLTALLLGSVSNYVLHHAPCSVLIVHIEPTPKSSSAQSEASAAAS
- a CDS encoding EAL domain-containing protein, producing the protein MTDSIRSVQSYILIVDDTPMNLHLLSATLTERGYEVRGVVNGAMALRVAKNAPPDLILLDIKMPDLSGYEVCQLLKEDPETREIPVIFLSALDETLDKVKAFEVGGGDYITRPYQIPEVIARIENQLAICRARQEIAQLNQALEELVQQRTRELEDANRNLQQEIQIRTQTERSLQTVLQELNFHVGNTPLAVIQWDSNFAIERWSSQAEQMFGWTEPEVLGKTMTAWQFVYEEDEAQVHDRIQPLLAGEQSRVISRNRNYTKSGDVLDCEWYNSALVDESGQFVSGLSLVLDVTDRKRAERSLQASEERLRLITENMRDLVCLHEPTGRYLYISPSCETLLGYAPDELIGQDPNTLVHPDDRDRLQIAAHTLDRQEALSSLTYRMQHKSGEFIWVETLSKLILGDNSEIIRLVSVSRDITARVRAEQKLSHDALHDALTQLPNRALFMARVEMALSQMIRHKSYQFAVLFIDLDRFKVVNDSLGPLVGDRILLETARLLQGCLRPADTLARLSGDEFTLLLDDIKDMTDATRVAERIQTLLKTPFDLDGHRVTMSASIGIVMGSTEYQQATELLRDADIAMYRAKETGKAHYEIFDREMHRRAVHLLQIETDLRHAIERHELVLYYQPIVAIATGQLAGFEALMRWQHPEQGLIPPDHFIPIAEDSGLIIPLGEMVLRLACQKMQQWQHRWPMARSLMMSVNLASKQIRDPAFVPTLTAILQETRLDGRCLKLEITERMLMENTDAVVAVLRQIREQGVQLSIDDFETGYSSMAYLQHFPINSLKIDRSFTHQLSHPEGKSAIVRAIVTLAQNLSLTVIVEGIETQEQLARIKEIGAEYGQGYYFSKPLPEEQADALLDQNTHHPILFA